In Mesorhizobium sp., the genomic stretch CATCCTCGTTCTGGTAGTTTTCCATGACCGCGATGAGCGCGCGGCCGACCGCCACGCCCGAGCCGTTGAGGGTATGGACGAAGCTCGTGCCCTTCGCATCCGCAGCGCGGTAGCGCGCCTCCATGCGCCGCGCCTGGAAATCGCCGCAGACCGAGCAGGAGGAGATCTCGCGATAGGCGTTCTGCCCCGGCAGCCAGACCTCGATGTCGTAGGTCTTGCGCGAGCCGAAGCCCATGTCGCCGGTGCACAGAAGCATGGTGCGGAACGGCAGGCCGAGCCGCTTCAGCACCTCCTCCGCACAGGCCGTCATCCGCTCGTGCTCGGCATTGGCCGTCTCGGCGTCGGTGATCGACACCAGTTCGACCTTGTTGAACTGGTGCTGCCGCAGCATGCCGCGCGTGTCGCGCCCGGCAGAGCCGGCCTCGGAGCGGAAGCAGGGGGTGAGCGCGGTCATGCGACGGGGAAGCGACTTGGCGTCGAGGATTTCCTCGCGGACGAGGTTGGTCAAGGGGACCTCGGCGGTGGGGATGAGCCCTACCCGCCCGGATGCATGTGGAGCGAAGAACAGATCTTCCTCGAATTTTGGCAGTTGCCCCGTCCCAAAAAATGCCTCGTCCCGCACGAGCAGCGGCGGCTGCACTTCTTCATACCCGTGCTCCCCGCTATGCAGATCCAGCATGAACTGCCCCAGCGCCCGTTCCAGCCGCGCCAGCTTGCCCTTCAGCACGGTGAATCTGCTGCCCGACAGCTTCGCCGCCCGCTCGAAGTCCATCATGCCGAGCGCTTCGCCGATCTCGAAATGCTCCTTCGGCTTGTTGCCCATGCCCGGTTGGCGCGCCGCGATCAGTTCCGTGCCCCATTCGCGCACCTTGACGTTGTCGTGTTCGTCCTTGCCGACCGGCACGTCGTCCAGCGGGATGTTGGGGATGACGGCGAGCGCATCGTTGAGCGCCTTGTCCAGCTCGCGCTCGCGCGCCTCGCCGTTCTGGATGAATTCCTTGATGCCCTGGACCTCGAACTTCAGCTCTTCGGCGCGGGCGGAATCGCCGGCCCGCATCGCATTGCCGATCTCCTTCGATGCGGCGTTGCGGCGCTCCTGCTTGAGCTGCAGTTCGCCGAGATGCGCGCGCCGCGCCTCGTCCTTCTCGACCAGGTCGGACACCGTCGACTGGGCCGCCTCCGGCGACTGACCGCGCTTGACCAGCGCTTCGGCCAGCACGTTCGGGTTTTCGCGGATCCATCTGATGTCGAGCATGGTTCGTTCCGTTGACGCGATTTCGGTGAGATTGCCCCCTCACCCGACCTCCGCTGCGCTCGGTCGACCTCTCCCCGCCGGAGAGAGGAGACGACACAGGCTGGCGCCCTCTTCTCCCCTTGGGGAGAAGGTGGCCACGCAGCGGCCGGATGAGGGGGTTAAACCCTGAGGCGCGCCGAAGCAAGACGACCCCGCGCCGCGCGCCCAATAGTGGGGGTAGAGCCTATTCCGCCGGCTTGCCGTCGGCAGGCGCATTGGCGGCCGCGGCCTCCGCCGCTTCCTTGGCCAGCCGCTGCTTCTCGCGGTCGCGCTCGACCCAGCGGGCGAGGAGGATCGACAGTTCGTAGAGGAGGATGGTGGGAACGGCGAGACCGATCTGGCTCACCGGATCCGGCGGGGTGAGCACCGCGGCCACGACGAAGGCGATGACGATCGCCCATTTGCGCTTGTCGACCAGGCCGGCGGATGAAAGCAGCCCGACCCGCGCCATCAGCGTCGTCACCACCGGCAACTGGAAAACGAGGCCGAAGGAGAAGATCAGCGTCATGATCAGGCTGAGATATTCCGACACTTTCGGCAGAAGCGAGATCTCGACCGTGCCGTCGCCGCCGGTCTGCTGCATGGCCAGGAAGAACCACATCACCATCGGCGTGAAGAAGAAGTAGACCAGCGCCGCGCCGATCAGGAACAGGATAAAGGAAGCGACGAGAAAGGGCGCGAAAGCCTGGCGTTCATTCTTGTAGAGTCCCGGCGCGACGAACTTGTAGATTTGCGCGGCGATCAGCGGGAAGGCGATCACCAGGCCGCCGAACATGCCGAGCTTGATCTGGGTGAAGAAGAATTCCTGCGGCGCGGTGTAGATCAGCTCGACCTGGTCGGGATCGAGACCTGCCCAGCTTGTAGCCAGCTGGAAGGGGATCACCAGCAGGTTGAACAGCTGCTTGGCGAAGAAAAAGCAGACCAGGAACGCGACGAAAAAGCCGCCGATCGACCAGATCAGGCGCTGGCGCAGCTCGATCAGGTGCTCGATCAGCGGCGCTGACGATTTTTCGATCTCGTCGTCTTCGGTGCTCACGCCTTGATTCCGGACTTCTTCGCGACAGCCTGCGGCTTCTTGGCCGCTGGGGCGGATGTTGTTGATTTCGCCGGCGCCTTGGTGGCCTTCCTTACGGCCGGTTTGGCAGGCGCCGCCTCGGACGGTTCGGCCGTTTCAGCCACGGCCGGGGCTGGCGCAGGCGTTGCTGGCACCGCCGCGGCCGCCTCACCTGCCGTTCCGACAGGGCCCGCCTTGAGAGGTTCGGCGGCATGCGTGACCGGCGATGGCGTCGGCGCCGGCGTCGGCTTCAGCGCGGCTTCCAGGCCGGCGCGCACTTCGGCGGCGGCCTTTTCCATCGGGTTCAGCGCCTTCTTGATATCGCTCGCCGGATTCATCTTGCGCAGGTCGTTGAGCGAATCCTTGACGCCGTCGAGTTCGGCTTCCTTCAGCGCGTCGTCGAACTGCCGGCGGAAATCGCCGGCCATCGAGCGCATCTTCGCCGTGGTGCGGCCGAACGAGCGCAACATCTTCGGCAAATCCTTCGGCCCCACGACCACGATCATCACGATCGCGATCACGAGCATCTCGGTCCAGCCGATATCCAGCATGACGACTACTCCGGCCGGTCAGATCTGGCGATGTCCGCCAAGGTCCGTCAGGTCTTGCTGACGTTTTCCTTGGCCGGGGTCACCGTCTCGTCGGCGCGGTGATCCACGGTCTTCGTCGTATCCGCGGCGTCGTCGTCGGACATGCCCTTCTTGAAGCTCTTGATGCCCTTGGCCATGTCGCCCATCAGCTCCGGAATCTTGCCGCGACCGAAGAGCAGAAGAACGACGACCAGCACGATGAGCCAGTGCCATATCGAGAAGGAACCCATGACTATCCTCTTTCGAAAGGAGTTCGTTGACTTGATCTAAGCGCTTTTGCCGGCTCTTTCAAACACAAGCACGTCGCTTTCACGAATCGTGAGCGTTATGTCGCGGACCCTCGGCGGAACGAGGCCGCATTTCATGCGCGCCCTCACCGGCCGCTCGGCGCCGGCGACGCTGATCTCGAACAGTTCCGCGTCGCCCAGGAACCGGCGCGAAACGATACGCCCAGGCGTGCCGGCCTCGCTGTCGCTGGCCGAAACCCCGCCGAGCCGGACCGCGACCTCGACGCCCGAGCCGTCGGCAAGGCCGCCGGCAGCGAAGTCGCCGAGCGGCGTCGCCACCTTGCCCGCGACCACCTCGCCGTCGAAGACGTTGATCTCGGAGAAAAATCCGGCGGCAAAAAGGCTGTTCGGCCGATTGTAGAGTTCCTGAGCCGTTCCGGTCTGGACGAGCTTGCCGCCGCGCAGCAGCGCGATCCGGTCGCCCATGCGCATCGCCTCCTCCGCGTCGTGGGTGACGACGATGGCCGTGGCGCGGCTTTCGCGCAGGATGGCGAGCGTCTCCGCGCGCACCGAATCCTTGAGCCGCGAATCGAGGCCCGAGAACGGCTCGTCCATCAGAAGCACGGCCGGGCGTGGCGCCAGCGCACGGGCAAGCGCCACGCGCTGCTGCTCGCCGCCCGAAAGCACATGCGGATAGGAGTGCGCATACTGCTCCAGCCCGACGCGCGACAGCGCGATCTGCGCTTCGCGATTGGCCTCGGCGCGCGACATCGCCGTCAGGCCGAAGCGGACGTTCTCCAGGATCGTCAGATGCGGAAACAGCGCGAAGTCCTGGAAGACGAGGCCGATCGAGCGCTTTTCCGGCGGCAGGAAGACGCTCGGCCCCGCGATCTCGCGATCGTTCATCAGCACACGGCCGGACGTCTGCGGCTCGATCCCGGCGGCGATGCGCAGCAGCGTGGTCTTGCCCGATCCGGACGGCCCGAGCAGGCAGAGCACCTCGCCCGGCTCCGCCGTCAGCGACACGTCGGACAGCGTCTCGCCATTGCCGGCGAAGGAATGCGAGATGTTCTCGAAGGAGAGCCGCGCCGCGAACGTGACCCCGGCCGGCACCCGGGCTGCGGACTGCGCAGCTTTCGTCATCTGTTGCTCTACCTCGACCGGTCGGGCCGTGCGCGACGGCCGGTCTCGTCAATCATCCCCGCCCTTGGGTGTCAACAGGCCGAGTTCCTCGAGGTCGATGTCGGTCAATTCGTCCTCGTCGTCGGCAAGCAGTCCCGGATCTGCCATCGGCGTCGGCACCTGGAAGTTCGTCGGCATGCGGGTGGACAGCAAGCCAGCGCCCTTCAACTCGTCCATGCCCGGCAGGTCGCGGATCTCGGCCAGGCCGAAATGGTCGAGGAAGGCGTCGGTCGTCCCGTATGTGACGGGTCGGCCAGGCGTGCGGCGGCGGCCGCGCATGCGGATCCAGCCCGTCTCCATCAGCAGATCCAGCGTTCCTTTGGATGTCTCGACGCCGCGGATTTCCTCGATCTCGGCGCGCGTAACCGGCTGGTGGTAGGCGGCGATCGCCAGCACTTCGAGCGCCGCGCGCGACAATTTCTTCTGCTGCACCGCGTCGCGGTTCATCAGGAAAGCGAGATCGCCAGCGGTGCGGAAGGCCCAGGCATCGCCGATGCGCACAAGGTTGACGCCGCGCTTGTCGTAGATGCGCTGAAGCTCGGCCATCGCCGCGGCAATGTCGCTGCCCTGCGGCAGCCGCGCGGCCAGCGCCTTCTCGGATACCGGCTCGGCGGAGGCGAAGACGATGGCCTCGGCCATCCGCACCGTCTCGGCCAGATGCAGCCGGGCCGCGGGATTGTCGAACGCATCGGATGTTGCGGGATCGTCGTCCACGAAGGAGACGGCCGCGTTTCCACCCTCAATCATAGGCCACCTCCGCCGTCCGCTCGGCCTTCGGACCGCCGCGCAGATAGATCGGCGCGAACGCTCCGTCTTGGCGGACTTCCAGCCTCCCTTCGCGGACGAGTTCGAGGCTCGCAGCGAAGGAACTGGCAATCACCGTCGCACGCTCCTGTGGCGCGGCGATGTATTCGATCAGGAACCGGTCGAGCGCCGTCCAGTCCTTCATCCTCCCGACGAGCCGCATCAGGATGTCGCGGGCTTCCTGAAGCGACCACACGGTGCGCCTGGCGATGCGGACATTGGTGATCGCCTGCCGTTGCCGTTGCGCCGCGTAGGCCGTCAGGAGATCGTAGAGCGACGCCGAATAGGTGCTCGTCGTCTCCACCACGATCGTTTCGGGCATGCCTCGGGCGAACACGTCGCGGCCGAGCCGGTTGCGATTGACCAGCCGCGCGGCCATATCGCGCATCGCTTCCAGGCGCTTCAGCCGGAACTGCAGGACGGCCGCCATCTCCTCGCCGCTCTCCTCCTGGTCGCCGGGCTGCTTCGGTATCAGCAGCTTCGACTTGAGGTAGGCGAGCCAGGCCGCCATCACCAGGTAGTCCGCGGCCACTTCGAGCTTGAGCTTCCGCACCCGGTCGATGAAGACCAGATACTGCTCGACGAGCGCCAGGATCGAGATGCGGGCGAGATCCACCTTCTGGGTGCGGGCGAGATGCAGGAGAAGGTCGAGGGGGCCTTCGAAACCGGACACGTCGACGACCAGAGCTTCCTCCGGATCCGGGCGCAGATCGTCATTGTCCGCCCACAGGCGGTCCATCGGCGTGGGCTTCGGGTCCTTGCTAGGCCCTGGCCTTGTGTCGCTCCGCTCGTTCACCCGCAGAACCGTTCCTCATGCCACGGCCTCGAACAAGGCCGCGAATTCGTCGCGAACGGCGCGCTCGTCGACACCGTCCGTCTTGCCGAGAGGCGCCATCGCCTTCGCCGCGCGCTCCAGCGCTTTACCGGCCAGAACCGGAACCGCGGCCGCCACCGGCGCCATTTCCTCCATCACCCCGTTGCAGTGAAGAACCACATCGCAGCCCGCTGCAAGGCTTGCGGCGGCGCGGGCGGCGAAATCCCCAGAAAGCGCCTTCATCGACAGGTCGTCGCTCATCAGCAGCCCGTCAAAGCCGATCTCGCCGCGGATATAGTCCGAAATGACCTTTGGCGAGGTCGTCGCCGGACGCTCTGGATCGATCGCGGAGTAGATGACATGCGCCGTCATCGCCATACCGAAGCGGGCATTGTCCTTGAACGGTGCGAAATCGTGCCGGCGAAGCTCGTCGAGCGGCGTGTCGACCACCGGCAGGGCGTGATGGGAATCCGAAAACGCGCGACCATGACCCGGAATGTGCTTGATGACCGGCATCACGCCGCCCGCCAGCAGTCCCTCGGCTGCGGCGCGGCCCATCGCCGCCACGGTGTCAGGATCCTTGCCGTAGGCCCTGTTGCCGATGACGTCGTGGGCGCCCTCCACCGGCACGTCGAGGACCGGCAGACAATCGGCGGTGATGCCCAGCTTCGACAGGTCGAAGGCGTGCAGGCGCGACATCAGCCAGGCCGCGCGCAAGCCGGCGGCGTGATCCTGCCGGTAGAGCGCGCCCAAGGCTGCTCCAGGCGGGTAGTTCGGCGCCAGTGGCGGCCGCAGCCGCTGCACGCGTCCCCCCTCCTGGTCGATGAACACCAGCGCATCGTCGCGCCCGGCGCAGTCGCGCAGCGAACCGACCAGGTCCCGGATCTGGCCCGGCTCCGAAATGTTGCGGGCAAAGAGGATGAACGCCCACGGGCGCTCGTCGCGAAAGAAGGCCTTCTCGTCCGGCGTCGGCGACAGGCCGGAGCAGCCCAGGATCATGGCTTTTGATTCGGTCATGGCGCGAGTCTAGTCGAAAGACGCGACGACCGCACCGGCCGGCGGGAACTGCTCAAGCAAACGGGCGCCGCAGGGGCGCCCGTCGAAAGTTCCCCGGTTCGGGTCACTGCGTGACGAAACAGCTTCCGCCCGCGGTTTTCAGCTTGGCGCACAGGATGTTGGCGTCGTTCTTCGACGCCGCCGGCACGCGCACCCG encodes the following:
- the serS gene encoding serine--tRNA ligase gives rise to the protein MLDIRWIRENPNVLAEALVKRGQSPEAAQSTVSDLVEKDEARRAHLGELQLKQERRNAASKEIGNAMRAGDSARAEELKFEVQGIKEFIQNGEARERELDKALNDALAVIPNIPLDDVPVGKDEHDNVKVREWGTELIAARQPGMGNKPKEHFEIGEALGMMDFERAAKLSGSRFTVLKGKLARLERALGQFMLDLHSGEHGYEEVQPPLLVRDEAFFGTGQLPKFEEDLFFAPHASGRVGLIPTAEVPLTNLVREEILDAKSLPRRMTALTPCFRSEAGSAGRDTRGMLRQHQFNKVELVSITDAETANAEHERMTACAEEVLKRLGLPFRTMLLCTGDMGFGSRKTYDIEVWLPGQNAYREISSCSVCGDFQARRMEARYRAADAKGTSFVHTLNGSGVAVGRALIAVMENYQNEDGSVTIPEVLRPYMGGLDRIDRA
- the tatC gene encoding twin-arginine translocase subunit TatC; protein product: MSTEDDEIEKSSAPLIEHLIELRQRLIWSIGGFFVAFLVCFFFAKQLFNLLVIPFQLATSWAGLDPDQVELIYTAPQEFFFTQIKLGMFGGLVIAFPLIAAQIYKFVAPGLYKNERQAFAPFLVASFILFLIGAALVYFFFTPMVMWFFLAMQQTGGDGTVEISLLPKVSEYLSLIMTLIFSFGLVFQLPVVTTLMARVGLLSSAGLVDKRKWAIVIAFVVAAVLTPPDPVSQIGLAVPTILLYELSILLARWVERDREKQRLAKEAAEAAAANAPADGKPAE
- the tatB gene encoding Sec-independent protein translocase protein TatB is translated as MLDIGWTEMLVIAIVMIVVVGPKDLPKMLRSFGRTTAKMRSMAGDFRRQFDDALKEAELDGVKDSLNDLRKMNPASDIKKALNPMEKAAAEVRAGLEAALKPTPAPTPSPVTHAAEPLKAGPVGTAGEAAAAVPATPAPAPAVAETAEPSEAAPAKPAVRKATKAPAKSTTSAPAAKKPQAVAKKSGIKA
- a CDS encoding twin-arginine translocase TatA/TatE family subunit, whose protein sequence is MGSFSIWHWLIVLVVVLLLFGRGKIPELMGDMAKGIKSFKKGMSDDDAADTTKTVDHRADETVTPAKENVSKT
- a CDS encoding ABC transporter ATP-binding protein, translating into MTKAAQSAARVPAGVTFAARLSFENISHSFAGNGETLSDVSLTAEPGEVLCLLGPSGSGKTTLLRIAAGIEPQTSGRVLMNDREIAGPSVFLPPEKRSIGLVFQDFALFPHLTILENVRFGLTAMSRAEANREAQIALSRVGLEQYAHSYPHVLSGGEQQRVALARALAPRPAVLLMDEPFSGLDSRLKDSVRAETLAILRESRATAIVVTHDAEEAMRMGDRIALLRGGKLVQTGTAQELYNRPNSLFAAGFFSEINVFDGEVVAGKVATPLGDFAAGGLADGSGVEVAVRLGGVSASDSEAGTPGRIVSRRFLGDAELFEISVAGAERPVRARMKCGLVPPRVRDITLTIRESDVLVFERAGKSA
- the scpB gene encoding SMC-Scp complex subunit ScpB, which encodes MIEGGNAAVSFVDDDPATSDAFDNPAARLHLAETVRMAEAIVFASAEPVSEKALAARLPQGSDIAAAMAELQRIYDKRGVNLVRIGDAWAFRTAGDLAFLMNRDAVQQKKLSRAALEVLAIAAYHQPVTRAEIEEIRGVETSKGTLDLLMETGWIRMRGRRRTPGRPVTYGTTDAFLDHFGLAEIRDLPGMDELKGAGLLSTRMPTNFQVPTPMADPGLLADDEDELTDIDLEELGLLTPKGGDD
- a CDS encoding ScpA family protein, producing MDRLWADNDDLRPDPEEALVVDVSGFEGPLDLLLHLARTQKVDLARISILALVEQYLVFIDRVRKLKLEVAADYLVMAAWLAYLKSKLLIPKQPGDQEESGEEMAAVLQFRLKRLEAMRDMAARLVNRNRLGRDVFARGMPETIVVETTSTYSASLYDLLTAYAAQRQRQAITNVRIARRTVWSLQEARDILMRLVGRMKDWTALDRFLIEYIAAPQERATVIASSFAASLELVREGRLEVRQDGAFAPIYLRGGPKAERTAEVAYD
- the nagZ gene encoding beta-N-acetylhexosaminidase, whose protein sequence is MTESKAMILGCSGLSPTPDEKAFFRDERPWAFILFARNISEPGQIRDLVGSLRDCAGRDDALVFIDQEGGRVQRLRPPLAPNYPPGAALGALYRQDHAAGLRAAWLMSRLHAFDLSKLGITADCLPVLDVPVEGAHDVIGNRAYGKDPDTVAAMGRAAAEGLLAGGVMPVIKHIPGHGRAFSDSHHALPVVDTPLDELRRHDFAPFKDNARFGMAMTAHVIYSAIDPERPATTSPKVISDYIRGEIGFDGLLMSDDLSMKALSGDFAARAAASLAAGCDVVLHCNGVMEEMAPVAAAVPVLAGKALERAAKAMAPLGKTDGVDERAVRDEFAALFEAVA